A window of Sulfurimonas gotlandica GD1 contains these coding sequences:
- a CDS encoding EAL domain-containing protein produces the protein MIHNFLYNYFIDRKVSFKLLILTLLFSALITLMITIVQLYIDYKNGMKAIDTQFSLVESSYLASVNQSIWVFDNKQIILQLDGILNLPDIEYAAIDLIEGEHYERGSILDKKHAQKKFNLHYHHNSQDIELGELTVIADLSNLYKQLTDKIIIILFSQGIKTFLTSFFILFIFQRLVTRHLEHIAKYTKMLRIDTKPEQLSLNKTISTSKRDELDNLTQAINTMQDELYKSFLNISAELEARNKAEKTLLEYKKALDASAYVSKSDLNGDITYVNDALCSATGYTRDELIGKPHNIFKHKETPKEIYKEMWETIQNKNIWQGNMINIKKDGSAFYITQTIIPVLDTNGEIVEYIASRYDITELVEKRKTLEKQYKTDRLTTLGNRFKLLNDIETIDSAALAIIDIDSFKEINDFYGHEIGDHVIIELSKRLLELTNDRFAEVYRLQADQFAFLCTECTTKDKFENTIKKLVDKLTNNPIYFQQHEILLRVTIGIAFEKKDLFINADIALKIAKQENKNSVTYEKTFNIEEQYKNNLEWTKKVKKALDEDRIVAFFQPIYNQHNKKIEKFEALVRMIDTDDKVISPFFFLEIAKKAKLYSKITMIMIDKAIEAAKSHDYEFSINLTIDDVVNKDVATYFLENIKTNNIGHKIVIELVESEGIENFDEFYSFIEQAKQLGCKLAIDDFGTGYSNFEYLLKLDVDYIKIDGSLVKDIDKDKNMRLVAENIISFAKIANMQTIAEFVSHKEIADIVSAIGVDYSQGYYFGEPVPYDEITKFTQR, from the coding sequence ATGATTCACAATTTTCTTTATAACTATTTTATTGATAGAAAAGTCTCTTTTAAACTTCTAATACTTACACTGCTTTTCAGTGCTCTAATAACTCTCATGATTACAATAGTACAATTATATATAGACTACAAAAATGGTATGAAAGCGATTGATACACAGTTTTCTCTAGTAGAATCCAGTTATTTAGCAAGTGTTAATCAAAGTATATGGGTATTTGACAATAAACAGATAATATTGCAGCTTGATGGAATCCTTAACCTACCTGATATTGAATATGCAGCTATTGATTTAATTGAGGGTGAACACTATGAACGCGGAAGTATTCTTGATAAGAAACATGCTCAAAAAAAGTTCAACCTGCACTATCATCATAATTCACAAGATATAGAACTAGGAGAACTCACTGTAATTGCTGATTTGAGTAACCTCTATAAACAACTTACAGATAAAATAATAATTATATTATTCTCACAAGGTATAAAAACATTTCTTACCTCATTTTTTATTCTATTTATTTTTCAAAGACTGGTAACACGTCATCTTGAGCATATAGCAAAATACACTAAAATGTTAAGAATAGATACAAAACCAGAACAGTTGAGTCTAAATAAAACAATATCAACATCAAAACGTGATGAACTTGACAATCTTACCCAAGCAATAAATACAATGCAGGACGAACTTTACAAATCTTTTTTAAATATATCTGCGGAACTAGAAGCCAGAAATAAAGCAGAAAAAACTCTACTTGAATATAAGAAAGCATTAGATGCAAGTGCCTATGTTTCAAAAAGTGATCTAAATGGAGACATAACATATGTAAACGATGCTTTATGTAGTGCTACAGGTTACACAAGAGATGAACTTATTGGTAAACCTCATAATATCTTTAAACATAAAGAGACTCCAAAAGAGATTTACAAAGAGATGTGGGAAACCATACAGAATAAAAATATATGGCAAGGTAATATGATAAATATTAAAAAAGACGGCAGTGCTTTTTATATTACACAAACTATTATTCCAGTACTAGATACCAATGGGGAAATTGTGGAGTATATTGCTTCGCGTTATGATATTACAGAACTTGTAGAAAAAAGAAAAACTTTAGAAAAACAATACAAAACAGATAGGCTCACTACATTAGGGAATCGTTTTAAACTTTTAAATGACATTGAAACCATTGATTCAGCTGCTCTTGCTATTATAGATATAGACTCATTTAAAGAGATAAATGATTTTTATGGTCATGAAATAGGCGACCATGTTATTATAGAACTTTCAAAAAGACTGCTTGAACTTACTAACGATAGATTTGCAGAAGTATATAGATTGCAGGCAGACCAATTTGCATTTTTATGCACAGAGTGCACTACTAAAGATAAATTTGAAAATACGATTAAAAAGTTAGTAGATAAATTAACCAATAATCCAATATATTTTCAACAACATGAGATTTTGCTTAGAGTTACGATAGGTATTGCTTTTGAAAAAAAAGATCTATTTATAAATGCTGATATTGCATTAAAAATAGCAAAACAGGAGAATAAAAACTCTGTCACATATGAAAAGACATTCAATATAGAAGAACAATATAAAAATAATCTTGAATGGACAAAAAAAGTCAAAAAGGCATTAGATGAAGATAGGATAGTCGCATTTTTCCAACCAATATATAATCAACATAACAAAAAAATTGAAAAGTTTGAAGCACTTGTGCGGATGATAGATACAGACGATAAAGTAATATCTCCATTTTTCTTTTTAGAAATTGCAAAAAAAGCAAAACTCTATTCAAAAATTACAATGATTATGATTGACAAGGCTATTGAAGCAGCTAAGTCTCATGATTATGAATTTTCAATAAACCTTACCATAGACGATGTAGTAAATAAAGATGTAGCAACATATTTTCTAGAGAATATAAAAACAAACAATATAGGTCACAAAATAGTAATAGAGCTAGTTGAATCTGAAGGGATAGAGAATTTTGATGAGTTCTACTCTTTTATAGAACAGGCTAAACAGCTCGGTTGTAAATTGGCTATAGATGATTTTGGTACAGGATATTCAAACTTTGAGTACCTTTTAAAACTGGATGTTGACTACATCAAGATTGATGGATCACTTGTTAAAGACATCGACAAAGATAAAAATATGCGTCTAGTTGCAGAAAACATTATCTCATTCGCAAAAATAGCAAACATGCAAACAATTGCAGAGTTTGTATCTCACAAAGAGATTGCAGATATTGTCTCAGCGATTGGAGTGGATTACTCTCAGGGTTATTATTTTGGAGAGCCTGTACCTTATGATGAGATAACAAAATTCACACAGAGGTAA
- a CDS encoding 3'-5' exonuclease — MIILDFETNSANIHDVIEVAAFRVEKVNDEYVVKDSFHRYYLSEYEVNPHALAVHKLSPDRLERLRAKATYEEHFEDDTEFVEFCKDAKTLVAHNISFELRHIGSLLSFEKHFCTMKENKKTVDARNIRGNIKNPKLIETCAYYNIDFDDEQYHSAIYDVTKTLEILNKMDDNLN, encoded by the coding sequence TTGATAATCTTAGATTTTGAGACAAACTCAGCAAATATACACGATGTAATAGAAGTAGCTGCATTTCGAGTAGAAAAAGTAAATGATGAATATGTAGTAAAAGACAGTTTTCACCGCTACTATCTTTCAGAGTATGAAGTAAACCCTCATGCATTGGCTGTGCATAAACTATCCCCTGATAGGCTAGAGAGACTACGTGCAAAGGCTACTTATGAAGAGCACTTTGAAGATGACACAGAGTTTGTAGAGTTTTGCAAAGATGCTAAAACATTAGTAGCTCACAATATATCTTTCGAGCTTCGCCATATTGGAAGCTTACTATCGTTTGAGAAACACTTCTGTACTATGAAAGAGAATAAAAAAACTGTAGATGCCAGAAATATAAGAGGAAATATAAAAAATCCCAAGCTGATAGAAACCTGTGCATATTACAACATTGACTTTGATGACGAACAGTACCATAGTGCGATTTACGATGTCACTAAAACATTGGAAATTTTAAATAAGATGGATGATAATTTAAATTAG
- a CDS encoding globin domain-containing protein, which produces MELSAKTIEIVKATAPIVAANAEAITSTMYKIMFTNHPEIKELFKDAKPDQHKKLAAAVGAYAANIDNLIVLEKAIEKMVSTHILKNVQPEHYPIVGISILEAIKKVLGDAVTLEVLDAWKEAYFFLAHVLIEQEKLAYADV; this is translated from the coding sequence ATGGAATTATCTGCAAAGACAATAGAAATAGTAAAAGCCACAGCACCCATAGTTGCTGCAAACGCTGAAGCAATTACATCAACAATGTATAAGATCATGTTCACAAATCATCCTGAAATAAAAGAGTTATTTAAAGACGCAAAGCCTGATCAGCATAAAAAACTTGCTGCTGCGGTAGGAGCTTACGCTGCAAATATAGACAACCTGATTGTATTGGAAAAAGCAATAGAAAAAATGGTTAGTACGCATATTCTTAAAAATGTACAACCAGAACATTACCCTATAGTAGGTATTTCAATCTTAGAAGCTATTAAAAAAGTTCTAGGAGATGCTGTTACACTAGAGGTTTTAGATGCATGGAAAGAAGCATATTTCTTTTTAGCTCATGTATTAATAGAGCAAGAAAAATTAGCTTATGCTGACGTATAA
- a CDS encoding hemerythrin domain-containing protein, giving the protein MSNNLHLDIKIMDDTHSEFLELLAKIKVCEDADFLPLFKKIIEHTRGHFSLEEGIMEKYNFNEAQVHIDEHKRLLGEMEYFYTNALKLPVFGESYIKYYAYDKFKDHIVTLDTQLATYLKDNNISI; this is encoded by the coding sequence ATGAGTAATAACCTACACTTAGATATTAAAATCATGGATGACACACACAGTGAGTTTTTAGAATTATTAGCTAAGATAAAAGTTTGCGAAGATGCTGATTTTTTACCACTCTTTAAAAAGATAATAGAACATACCAGAGGGCATTTCTCTTTAGAAGAAGGTATCATGGAGAAGTACAATTTCAACGAGGCTCAGGTGCACATTGATGAACATAAACGTCTCTTAGGTGAGATGGAGTACTTCTATACCAATGCGCTTAAACTTCCTGTCTTTGGTGAATCGTATATTAAATATTATGCCTATGATAAATTCAAAGACCACATAGTCACTCTTGACACTCAACTTGCAACATATTTAAAAGATAATAATATATCTATATAA
- a CDS encoding inorganic phosphate transporter, with amino-acid sequence MEMIQTVKKMQTEALESSGVDFIRLGLALFFMVAVLAYSFLSLGSVPNSMFLAIAALFGAYLAMNIGANDVANNVGPAVGSKALTMGGAIVIAAIFEAGGAFIAGGDVVETIKKGIIDINAFGGNVDPFIWAMMAALLAAALWLNFATAVKAPVSTTHSIVGGVMGAGIAAAGFSIVSWGTMSKIAASWIISPVLGGVIAAIFLFAIKKTMVYKEDKITAAKIWVPIFVAIMSWAFVTYLTLKGLKKIWPSIVDVLSFLPDEKKPSFIVAAIFGLIIAAIVYFIVKKTVTARAAKLDNTRAGINLLFTVPLIFAAALLSFAHGANDVANAIGPLAAISDAVITGGISSKAGIPFWIMGVGALGIAIGLALYGPKLIKTVGGEITELDQMRAFSVAMSASITVIIASQLGLPVSSTHIAIGGIFGVGFLREFLEPSYEKNIIRHEQATLRDEKILLRAYGAELKTLELKDDKQKDDYIRIVDLYKMIDVEEDRIKESKKQLKSVEKVKYVKRDAVKKIIAAWIITVPAAAILSAAIFFMIKGIVL; translated from the coding sequence ATGGAAATGATTCAAACAGTTAAAAAGATGCAAACAGAGGCTTTGGAAAGTAGTGGGGTAGACTTTATTAGACTAGGTCTTGCACTCTTTTTTATGGTGGCAGTTCTTGCCTACAGTTTTTTGAGTCTTGGTAGTGTTCCAAACAGTATGTTTCTGGCAATTGCAGCACTTTTTGGTGCGTATCTGGCAATGAACATCGGAGCTAACGATGTTGCCAATAACGTTGGACCAGCTGTTGGTTCAAAAGCTCTTACTATGGGTGGAGCAATAGTTATTGCTGCTATTTTTGAAGCTGGTGGTGCCTTTATCGCCGGTGGTGATGTTGTTGAAACAATTAAAAAAGGTATTATTGATATAAATGCATTTGGCGGAAATGTAGATCCATTCATTTGGGCGATGATGGCTGCACTTTTAGCAGCTGCTTTATGGCTAAACTTTGCAACTGCTGTAAAAGCACCGGTTTCAACTACACACTCAATCGTTGGTGGTGTTATGGGTGCCGGTATCGCAGCGGCAGGCTTTAGTATAGTATCATGGGGAACAATGAGTAAGATTGCAGCTTCATGGATTATCTCACCTGTTTTAGGTGGTGTGATAGCTGCAATATTTTTGTTTGCTATTAAAAAGACAATGGTCTATAAAGAAGATAAAATAACCGCAGCCAAGATATGGGTGCCTATCTTTGTAGCCATTATGTCATGGGCATTTGTTACTTACTTAACTTTAAAAGGTCTTAAAAAGATTTGGCCTTCGATTGTTGATGTCTTGTCTTTTCTTCCAGATGAGAAAAAACCTTCATTTATTGTTGCAGCAATTTTTGGATTAATCATTGCAGCAATTGTCTACTTCATAGTTAAAAAAACTGTCACAGCCAGAGCTGCTAAACTTGATAACACTAGAGCTGGAATAAATTTACTTTTTACAGTACCTCTTATTTTTGCAGCGGCACTATTAAGTTTTGCTCATGGAGCAAATGATGTTGCAAATGCAATTGGACCATTAGCTGCGATCAGTGATGCTGTGATTACTGGTGGAATCTCATCTAAGGCAGGCATTCCATTTTGGATTATGGGTGTTGGAGCTTTAGGTATTGCAATTGGACTAGCTCTTTATGGACCAAAACTGATTAAAACTGTAGGTGGTGAAATAACAGAACTTGATCAGATGAGAGCATTTTCAGTAGCAATGTCCGCTTCTATAACTGTGATTATAGCTTCACAGCTTGGTCTTCCTGTTTCTTCTACTCATATTGCTATTGGTGGTATATTTGGTGTTGGTTTTTTAAGAGAATTTCTTGAGCCATCTTATGAAAAAAATATTATAAGACATGAGCAAGCAACTCTTAGAGATGAAAAAATCCTTTTAAGAGCATACGGTGCTGAACTTAAAACATTAGAATTAAAAGATGATAAGCAAAAAGATGATTATATAAGAATCGTTGATCTGTATAAAATGATTGATGTAGAAGAAGATAGAATAAAAGAGTCTAAGAAACAGTTGAAAAGTGTAGAAAAAGTTAAATACGTAAAAAGAGATGCAGTTAAGAAAATTATAGCAGCTTGGATAATAACAGTTCCTGCAGCCGCTATTTTATCGGCAGCAATATTTTTTATGATTAAGGGAATTGTGCTTTAA
- a CDS encoding J domain-containing protein, with the protein MKMILGLVIIAFGVFLEFMWLGFCFGSIIIGILLLIFAPSILFFPFNFFLIIGLSIINPNKYSRSSKFQYRRYSQNQTNYTQPQSNLDKYYAILESQKTDSFDVIKANYRRLMKEYHYDSLASKDLSEEILKFAEEKTQNINEAYSAIKDARR; encoded by the coding sequence ATGAAAATGATTTTAGGTCTCGTGATAATTGCTTTTGGTGTTTTTCTTGAATTTATGTGGTTGGGGTTTTGTTTTGGAAGTATTATAATAGGCATACTATTACTTATATTTGCACCAAGCATACTTTTTTTTCCATTCAATTTTTTTCTTATAATTGGTCTGTCAATAATAAATCCAAATAAGTATAGTCGCTCTTCTAAATTTCAGTATAGGCGATATTCTCAAAATCAAACCAACTATACTCAGCCACAAAGTAATCTAGATAAATATTATGCAATTTTAGAATCTCAAAAAACAGATAGTTTCGATGTAATAAAAGCAAACTATAGAAGATTAATGAAAGAATATCATTATGATTCTCTCGCAAGCAAAGATCTTTCAGAAGAGATACTAAAGTTTGCAGAAGAAAAAACACAAAATATCAATGAAGCTTACTCCGCTATTAAAGATGCTAGAAGGTAG
- a CDS encoding ankyrin repeat domain-containing protein, which produces MIKEFLSYYQQLKTNNETLACSQRQLDFIELIHTFIPLVESLLPTKKLQTIINLIVPDKKVNAIQKLFKIIEKSFNSNDIIIKDILSEALNKNKNLGYDSINKDVYNWINGKSIPDSKHVDIFVKGLYKYSTEFTKNELKTYFKLAKVMQYLYEKSIGYFEDELTIRLIEHFRFLSALKSLYYNNSNDNREFEKSLKKYYPTMSQHLIQWYLDIYFYHNTHLSSYLVSRVKENDRYIPNEKDEIKKFIREAHEHQKNLYLINEDDFFKRIDSTLPIRYLNGRIQYEDLQNIDITIINKEFQKYSELLAPLNTFTYPNNKKTEDSEANFLVQIKNFEESYDIFENPYYHFIKARHFAQKREYKKSTEHYLVTLKFGKNCMGSNIKDVIKEGLIVSAQDTRKEQLDLINAKSAFTTFYMESYLYKLIDDLPNEINQYFLNDIKKQFDSYFTNLYTGTKEANFTDILRNKGIVYKDNNVKIDFTSPDKEIKKVYSNKVSQLMHCSFKADYAGVRKLVQNGADVNYIRNIDNYTALIATLENKIKKENIKIAKLLIPKMSKDALNAKLIKKQETVLSYAINRGLVDIVELLINNGIDINQKISLDEQTPLYYCITIINIVKNGVDKVLDLSDKKFIKENPFELKTEMKKILRTSNMINAVFDSDKEDWFNLKNNDKNFQQIKNALLTDKTLILELYYTENLDNLYKIFDLILNATTDVNIPVKEGLTPLILATQLNEEILVDKLLKNGADKDVRTTSNHKAIHYAIQNENRSLFEKLV; this is translated from the coding sequence TTGATAAAAGAATTTCTGTCATATTATCAGCAACTTAAAACTAATAATGAGACGCTAGCGTGTTCTCAAAGACAACTAGATTTTATAGAATTAATTCATACCTTTATTCCCCTTGTTGAATCACTACTTCCTACTAAAAAACTTCAAACAATCATAAATCTTATTGTTCCTGATAAAAAAGTGAATGCAATACAAAAGTTATTTAAAATAATAGAAAAATCTTTTAATAGTAACGATATAATAATAAAAGATATTTTATCTGAAGCTTTAAATAAAAATAAAAACTTAGGTTATGACTCTATAAATAAAGATGTGTATAACTGGATTAATGGGAAAAGTATACCTGATAGCAAGCACGTAGATATATTTGTAAAAGGCTTATACAAGTATTCAACAGAATTTACAAAAAATGAGTTGAAAACATATTTTAAACTTGCTAAAGTAATGCAGTATTTGTATGAAAAATCAATAGGATATTTTGAGGATGAGTTGACAATTAGACTTATTGAACATTTTAGATTTTTAAGTGCACTAAAGTCTTTATATTATAATAATTCAAATGATAATAGAGAATTTGAAAAATCACTTAAAAAGTACTATCCAACAATGAGCCAACATCTAATTCAATGGTATTTGGATATATATTTTTATCATAATACTCATTTGTCTTCTTATTTAGTTTCTAGAGTTAAAGAAAATGATAGATATATTCCCAATGAAAAAGATGAAATTAAAAAGTTTATTAGAGAAGCTCATGAGCATCAAAAAAACTTGTATCTAATAAACGAAGATGATTTTTTTAAAAGAATTGACAGTACGTTGCCAATCAGATATTTGAATGGAAGGATTCAATATGAAGATTTGCAGAATATAGATATTACTATTATCAATAAAGAGTTTCAAAAATATAGCGAATTATTAGCTCCCTTAAACACTTTTACTTATCCTAATAATAAAAAAACTGAAGATAGTGAAGCAAACTTTTTAGTTCAAATAAAAAACTTTGAAGAGTCATATGATATTTTTGAAAATCCATATTATCACTTTATAAAGGCACGACACTTTGCTCAAAAAAGAGAATATAAAAAATCTACAGAACATTATCTAGTAACATTAAAATTCGGTAAAAACTGTATGGGCTCAAATATAAAAGATGTCATTAAAGAGGGGCTGATTGTATCAGCACAAGATACAAGAAAAGAGCAATTAGATTTAATCAATGCTAAAAGTGCATTCACAACTTTTTATATGGAATCATATTTGTATAAATTAATAGATGATTTACCAAATGAAATTAATCAATACTTTTTAAATGACATAAAAAAACAATTTGATTCCTACTTTACAAACTTATATACTGGAACAAAAGAAGCAAACTTTACTGATATACTGAGAAATAAGGGAATAGTATATAAAGATAATAATGTAAAGATAGATTTTACTAGTCCAGATAAAGAAATCAAAAAAGTTTATTCAAATAAGGTTTCTCAATTAATGCATTGTTCATTCAAGGCTGATTATGCTGGAGTACGTAAACTAGTACAGAATGGGGCAGATGTAAACTATATAAGAAATATAGACAACTATACTGCACTAATAGCTACTTTAGAAAATAAAATAAAAAAAGAAAATATAAAAATTGCAAAATTATTGATTCCTAAAATGTCAAAAGATGCTCTTAATGCCAAGCTTATAAAAAAACAAGAAACAGTTCTATCTTATGCTATTAACAGAGGTTTAGTAGATATTGTAGAACTATTAATTAATAATGGTATTGATATCAACCAGAAGATATCATTGGATGAACAAACACCTTTATATTATTGTATTACTATTATAAATATAGTAAAAAATGGAGTAGATAAAGTATTAGATTTATCAGATAAAAAGTTTATAAAAGAAAATCCTTTTGAATTAAAAACAGAGATGAAAAAGATATTAAGAACTTCTAATATGATTAATGCAGTGTTTGATAGTGACAAAGAAGATTGGTTTAATCTGAAAAATAATGATAAAAATTTTCAGCAAATAAAAAATGCTTTATTAACTGACAAGACGCTCATATTAGAACTATACTACACTGAAAATTTAGATAATTTATACAAAATCTTTGATTTGATATTAAATGCAACAACAGATGTAAACATACCTGTAAAAGAAGGTTTGACACCTCTGATACTTGCTACGCAACTTAATGAAGAAATTTTAGTTGATAAACTTTTAAAAAATGGTGCTGATAAAGATGTTAGAACAACCTCTAATCATAAAGCAATTCATTATGCCATTCAAAATGAGAATAGGTCTTTATTTGAAAAATTAGTTTGA
- a CDS encoding viperin family antiviral radical SAM protein, which translates to MNEITINWHIIQQCNYKCTYCFAKYKRSFEKEIQVSKKDIEVLLNKVYSFFSQEYKGTVVRLNIAGGEPTLSRNIDFIIKKAYEIGFKVSLISNSSKITNRFIESNAKYLSMFAISIDSIEKSTNLNIGRSYKNEILDVSRIIKSIEQFRKINKNIQIKINTVVNEHNYQEYLGHFIDLINPIKWKVFQALSMDKDIEYCSIEQFNVFLDKHEGIDSKIYIESNDDMKDSYIMIDPHGRFYQNTNITYNYSDSILNSSVADAFQSIEFNLNKFNKRYKNEI; encoded by the coding sequence ATGAACGAAATAACAATAAATTGGCACATTATACAACAATGTAATTATAAATGTACTTACTGCTTTGCAAAGTATAAAAGGTCTTTTGAAAAAGAGATTCAAGTATCAAAAAAAGACATTGAGGTTCTTTTAAATAAAGTTTATTCTTTTTTTTCTCAAGAGTATAAAGGCACCGTAGTAAGACTAAATATAGCAGGTGGGGAACCAACACTATCCAGAAATATAGATTTTATAATTAAAAAAGCTTATGAAATAGGATTTAAAGTATCACTAATAAGTAATTCTTCAAAAATAACAAACAGGTTTATAGAATCAAATGCTAAATATCTATCTATGTTTGCCATTAGTATTGATAGTATTGAAAAATCTACAAATTTAAATATTGGAAGAAGTTACAAAAATGAGATTCTAGATGTATCAAGAATCATTAAGAGTATTGAGCAATTCAGAAAAATAAATAAAAATATTCAGATTAAAATAAATACAGTAGTAAATGAGCATAACTATCAAGAATATTTAGGTCATTTTATAGATCTTATAAATCCAATTAAGTGGAAAGTTTTTCAAGCTTTATCTATGGACAAAGATATAGAATATTGCTCTATTGAGCAATTTAATGTATTTTTAGACAAGCATGAAGGTATAGATTCAAAAATTTATATAGAGTCAAATGATGATATGAAAGATTCATATATTATGATTGATCCACACGGTAGATTCTATCAAAACACAAATATCACATATAACTATAGCGATTCAATATTGAATTCAAGTGTTGCAGATGCTTTTCAATCTATAGAATTTAATCTAAATAAATTCAATAAAAGATATAAAAATGAAATATAG
- a CDS encoding type II toxin-antitoxin system HicA family toxin, with protein sequence MKYSINVRTFKKLLKHYGFGIKRQNGSHAIYSNGNLSRVFTMEKQTHTYSQGHLKKLLKDFNLSELKLRFFLNNKYHK encoded by the coding sequence ATGAAATATAGTATCAATGTTAGAACCTTTAAAAAACTACTAAAACATTACGGTTTTGGTATTAAAAGGCAGAATGGGTCACATGCAATTTATTCAAATGGCAATCTTTCTAGAGTCTTTACTATGGAAAAACAAACGCATACTTATTCTCAAGGACATTTAAAAAAGCTTTTAAAAGATTTTAATTTATCAGAATTAAAATTGAGATTTTTTTTAAATAACAAATATCATAAGTAG